From one Pseudopipra pipra isolate bDixPip1 chromosome 2, bDixPip1.hap1, whole genome shotgun sequence genomic stretch:
- the LOC135410427 gene encoding protein downstream neighbor of son homolog, with amino-acid sequence MAAPAEPGDPPGFQRPPAMLRLKRKRRQRSEPAAAAAAPAPRGPSAPARRNPFCSLNNNNEPQRAAAPQPPAPAGGDPSAAPFWQFLEPACEEKPPGRAEPAGGGDILALTEGEESFPCSSLGSSLHGLHFPARTLLQVGCPQSHSFLRASP; translated from the exons ATGGCCGCCCCCGCCGAGCCCGGGGACCCGCCCGGCTTCCAGAGGCCGCCGGCGATGCTGCGGCTGAAGCGCAAACGCCGGCAGAGGAGCGAacccgccgctgccgccgccgccccggccccgcggggcccctccgcgcccgcccgccgcaACCCCTTCTGCAGCCTGAACAACAACAACGAGCCTCAGCGGGCGGCGGCCCCtcagcccccggccccggcgggcggGGATCCATCGGCAGCGCCCTTCTGGCAG TTTTTAGAGCCTGCCTGTGAAGAGAAGCCCCCCGGGAGAGCAGAGCCCGCGGGAGGAGGCGACATCCTCGCCCTGACCGAG ggagaagagtcctttccctgctccagcctgggctcctctctccatggacTGCActtccctgccaggaccctgctccaggtggggtGCCCACAGAGTCACAGCTTCCTTCGGGCATCCCCCTGA
- the LOC135410424 gene encoding retinitis pigmentosa 1-like 1 protein isoform X2: MRVPRYPCDITEPCPARGGLRGTEPWGAHNHESPSPRRSSSLQRTTEMAEDNRKPKSQPHSPLPSWLEDESLSKHWLGTVGESDLPLSGTEGGSFGRGDDDWNYDTDPDLSQFGDVTEWEDETEDETEDETLQELCEWLEEVRAQECSHQRARRPQELYRFEEDVRVRERSQWRCGRHPELYRREETVRRQELHEWEERGVRYHEVTQWEERLTIRELPQREGRVRTRELPQREGQETYSELSQWGGLRGQELPQWKDVGVQDLTQQEGQRYHDQPQQEDVGARGLYQWEDKRDSELFQVADKTDKEQPQKEEYSAQELPQREGVSDKRLSQGGADVGYSSWDKPVSAGDTLAVPQEGPSSPSSVGTAVAAEAAQDLPSPAPASLSPTEAEPAAPVPDGAAEEEEPQEPVAPEETKAEGSPSFGELVPSAGTESPVPAPQSPSEGSQALLGQQITIEIVSEAELEIEGSEQQLKQQGAMEESTAAEMQETAAGTQSLVPPSRSPSEGSQALLDMAELMTTEILTKAELEIQGSSQELEKQEDLEQSTAAEMQETAAGTESLVPAPQSPSEGSQVLVGTDQEVTPEILTKAELEIQGSEQQLEEQGDLEETTAAEMQEGAAGTESPVPAPQSPSEGSQVLLDMADGISTEILKKAELEIQGSSQEQEEQGDLEESTAAELLTIPAESTESPVSAPLSPCSPPSPVASSLEVLVASEPQDTEERSVLSVQETEEGTLVGEEKEWKSSTDQDLSQGEEVRDPQLSQWEEDITSIISDKALGPGNQEDAQPVRQERPSSPSSVGTAVAAEAAQDLPSPAPALLSPTEAEPAAPAPDGAAEEEEPQEPVAPEETKAEGSPSFGELVPSAGTESPVPAPQSPSEGSQALLGTDHQITPEIVSEAELVMQGSEQQLEEQGAMEESTAAEIQERAAETQSPVPAPQSPSEGSQALLGTDQEITPEILSEAELVVQGSSQEVEEQGDLEQSTAAETQETAAGIESPVPAPQSPSESSQAPLGTDQQITPEILSEAELVMQGSEQQLEEQGDMEQATDTETVTTFTAEREGSLVPPLQSPSESSQALLDTDQSSTSEVLIKAKLKGSGQEREEQEDLEQTWDTETISTFTAEREGSLVLAPRSPCSPFSLSAPSLEAQALCEQQEEAVVGEGQDWKYYVDQEIFQWEDEEEQDLSQEETKTYQEVSQGGERREQEPSPGPAKSHQELSDWDGYSEEEEPQGEVKSYREESDWEENIKQEQSQGKKRSYQEVSDWEERSEEELSHRGAKSYQEVSDWEENMEKEQSQGESKRRQEVSGWEENTEKEQSQGESRRRQEVSDWEDYSEEELSHGDVKSYQEASDWEENIKQEGVQRESRRWQEVSDWEEYIEEEQSRAEVKSYQEVSDWEENLEQGQSQEVKKYKEVADWEELPDSKGGLSHGEAKICQEPSDWEESSEEEQFQRKVSALQKLLKWEESSEEEQSHGNGSSYPELTESEETSMEGQFQGKFSGLQELLSDWEDSIAEELSEDEDSFGQEFSDWEVYRPSILSRWEDDSDRELALLDWERMTIRSFGVKPLRPEEDEWEELSFLELSQGQGTEHRLGILAEEGLPMPVPREAWAEGRVCVSPPRPVAQIPRGAAAPPALDKQVAKAEAGTRSQGPAPERPCRPPSPCPPQPEAQAPRGVAAPPTLRKQVAEAATQTWLPRKRPSRFRQILRALGRLFGACAPGQLED, translated from the exons ATGAGGGTGCCCAGATacccttgtgacatcacagagccctgccctgcccgtgGGGGTttgaggggcacagagccctggggtgccCACAACCACGAGAGCCCCTCTCCAaggaggagcagctccctgcagaggaCAACAGAGATGGCTGAGGACAACAGGAAGCCCAagtcccagccccacagccccttgCCCAGCTGGCTGGAAGACGAGTCACTCAGCAAGCACTGGCTGGGGACAGTGGGTGAGTCAGACCTGCCACTGTCAGGGACTGAGGGGGGGTCCTTCGGCCGCGGGGATGATGACTGGAATTACGACACCGATCCAGACCTTTCCCAATTCGGAGATGTTACCGAATGGGAAGATGAGACAGAAGATGAGACAGAAGATGAGACACTCCAAGAGCTCTGTGAATGGCTAGAAGAAGTGAGAGCCCAAGAATGTTCCCaccagagagccaggagaccTCAAGAGCTCTACAGATTTGAAGAAGACGTGAGAGTCCGAGAACGTTCCCAATGGCGCTGTGGGAGACACCCGGAGCTGTACCGCCGGGAAGAGACTGTGAGACGCCAGGAGCTGCACGAATGGGAAGAAAGGGGTGTGAGATACCACGAGGTGACCCAGTGGGAAGAACGTTTGACAATCCGAGAGCTGCCCCAAAGGGAAGGACGTGTGAGAACCCGAGAGCTGCCCCAAAGGGAAGGAC AAGAGACCTATTCAGAGCTGTCCCAATGGGGAGGTCTGAGAGGCCAAGAACTTCCTCAATGGAAAGATGTGGGAGTTCAAGACCTGACCCAGCAGGAAGGTCAGAGATACCATGACCAGCCTCAGCAGGAAGATGTGGGAGCCCGTGGACTGTACCAATGGGAAGACAAGAGAGATTCAGAGCTCTTCCAAGTCGCAGACAAGACAGACAAGGAGCAACCCCAGAAAGAAGAGTACAGTGCTCAAGAGCTGCCCCAAAGGGAAGGTGTGAGTGACAAAAGGCTGTCTCAGGGGGGAGCTGATGTTGGTTACAGCAGTTGGGACAAACCCGTGAGCGCTGGGGACACCCTGGCTGTTCCCCAGGAGgggcccagctctcccagcagtgtgggcacagcagtggcagcagaggcagcccaGGACctgcccagtccagctcctgcctcGCTGAGTCCCACAGAGGCtgagccagcagctcctgtcccagatggagctgctgaggaggaggagccccaggagcCTGTGGCTCCTGAGGAGACAAAGGCAGAAGGTTCTCCAAGCTTTGGGGAGCTGGTGCCATCAGCAGGGACAGAGAGCCCGGTCCCtgccccccagagcccctcagAGGGCAGCCAGGCCCTGCTGGGCCAGCAAATTACCATTGAGATCGTGAGCGAGGCTGAGCTTGAGATCGAGGgatctgagcagcagctgaagcaaCAGGGAGCCATGGAAGAAagcacagctgcagaaatgcaagaaacagcagcagggacacagagcctgGTCCCTCCTTCACGGAGCCCCTCAGAGGGCAGCCAGGCCCTGCTGGACATGGCTGAGCTCATGACCACTGAGATCCTGACAAAGGCTGAGCTTGAGATCCAGGGatccagccaggagctggagaaaCAGGAAGACCTGGAACAAagcacagctgcagaaatgcaagaaacagctgcagggacagagagcctggtccctgccccacagagccccTCAGAGGGCAGCCAGGTCCTGGTGGGCACTGACCAGGAAGTCACCCCTGAGATCCTGACAAAGGCTGAGCTTGAGATCCAGGGatctgagcagcagctggaggaacagggagacctGGAAGAAACcacagctgcagaaatgcaggaaggagcagcagggacagaaagcccagtccctgccccacagagccccTCAGAGGGCAGCCAGGTCCTGCTGGACATGGCCGATGGCATCAGTACTGAGATCCTGAAGAAGGCTGAGCTTGAGATCCAGGGatccagccaggagcaggaggaacagggagacctGGAGGAAAGCACAGCTGCAGAATTGCTAACAATTCCAGCAGAGAGTACAGAGAGCCCAGTCTCTGCCCCactcagcccctgctcccctcccagccccgtgGCTTCCAGCCTGGAAGTCCTGGTTGCCAGTGAGCCCCAGGACACAGAGGAGAGGTCAGTCCTGTCAGTGCAAGAGACTGAGGAGGGAACCTTGGTTGGGGAGGAGAAAGAGTGGAAATCATCCACTGACCAGGACCTGTCCCAAGGGGAAGAGGTCAGAGACCCACAGCTGTCCCAGTGGGAAGAGGACATCACCTCTATCATCTCTGACAAGGCCTTGGGCCCAGGGAACCAGGAGGATGCCCAGCCTGTTCGCCAAGAGaggcccagctctcccagcagtgtgggcacagcggtggcagcagaggcagcccaGGACctgcccagtccagctcctgccctgctgagtCCCACAGAGGCcgagccagcagctcctgccccagatggagctgctgaggaggaggagccccaggagcCTGTGGCTCCTGAGGAGACAAAGGCAGAAGGTTCTCCAAGCTTTGGGGAGCTGGTGCCATCAGCAGGGACAGAGAGCCCGGTCCCtgccccccagagcccctcagAGGGCAGCCAGGCCTTGCTGGGCACTGACCATCAAATCACCCCTGAGATTGTGAGCGAGGCTGAGCTTGTGATGCAGGGatctgagcagcagctggaggaacagGGAGCCATGGAAGAAAGCACAGCTGCAGAAATAcaagaaagagcagcagagacacagagcCCGGTCCCtgccccccagagcccctcagagggcagccaggccctgctgggcactgaccaggaAATCACCCCTGAGATCCTGAGTGAGGCTGAGCTTGTGGTCCAGGGATCCAGCCAGGAAGTGGAAGAACAGGGAGACCTGGAACAAAGCacagctgcagaaacacaaGAAACAGCTGCAGGGATAGAGAGCCCAGTCCCtgccccccagagcccctcagAGAGCAGCCAGGCCCCGCTGGGCACTGACCAGCAAATCACCCCTGAGATCCTGAGTGAGGCTGAGCTTGTGATGCAGGGatctgagcagcagctggaggaacagggagacaTGGAACAAGCCACGGATACGGAAACAGTAACAACATTTACagcagaaagggaagggagCCTGGTCCCTCCCCTACAGAGCCCCTCAGAGAGCAGCCAGGCCCTGCTGGATACAGACCAGTCCAGCACCAGTGAAGTCCTGATCAAGGCTAAGCTTAAGGGATCTGGCCAGGAGCGGGAGGAGCAAGAAGACCTGGAACAGACCTGGGATACTGAAACAATATCAACATTTACagcagaaagggaagggagCCTGGTCCTGGCCCCACggagcccctgcagccccttcagCCTCTCAGCTCCCAGCCTGGAAGCCCAGgccctctgtgagcagcaggaggaggccGTGGTTGGGGAGGGCCAAGATTGGAAATATTATGTTGACCAAGAGATTTTCCAAtgggaagatgaggaagagcaAGATCTGTCCCAAGAAGAAACCAAAACCTACCAGGAAGTGTCCCAAGGGGGAGAGCGCAGGGAGCAGGAGCCGTCCCCTGGACCAGCCAAGAGCCACCAGGAACTGTCTGACTGGGACGGATACAGCGAGGAAGAGGAGCCCCAGGGGGAAGTAAAGAGCTACCGAGAAGAGTCCGACTGGGAAGAAAACATCAAGCAAGAGCAGTcccagggaaaaaagagaagctaCCAAGAAGTGTCCGACTGGGAAGAACGCAGCGAGGAAGAGCTGTCCCACAGAGGAGCAAAGAGCTACCAAGAGGTGTCCGACTGGGAGGAAAACATGGAGAAAGAGCAGTCCCAGGGAGAATCCAAGAGACGCCAAGAAGTGTCCGGCTGGGAAGAAAACACGGAGAAAGAGCAGTCCCAGGGAGAATCCAGGAGACGCCAAGAAGTATCCGACTGGGAAGACTACAGTGAGGAAGAGCTGTCCCACGGAGATGTGAAGAGCTACCAGGAAGCATCAGACTGGGAAGAAAACATCAAGCAAGAGGGAGTCCAGAGAgaatccaggagatggcaggaAGTGTCCGATTGGGAAGAATACATCGAGGAAGAGCAGTCCCGAGCAGAAGTGAAGAGCTACCAGGAAGTGTCGGACTGGGAAGAAAACCTCGAGCAAGGGCAGTCCCAAGAAGTGAAGAAGTACAAAGAAGTGGCTGACTGGGAAGAGCTGCCTGACAGCAAGGGAGGGCTGTCCCATGGAGAAGCGAAGATCTGCCAAGAACCATCGGACTGGGAAGAATCCAGTGAGGAAGAGCAGTTCCAGAGAAAAGTCAGCGCCTTACAAAAACTGCTCAAGTGGGAAGAATCCAGCGAGGAAGAGCAATCCCATGGAAATGGCAGTAGCTACCCAGAACTGACCGAGTCGGAAGAAACCAGCATGGAAGGGCAGTTCCAAGGAAAATTCAGTGGCCTCCAAGAACTGCTGTCCGACTGGGAAGACTCCATTGCTGAAGAGCTTTCCGAAGACGAAGACTCCTTTGGCCAAGAGTTTTCTGACTGGGAAGTCTACAGACCCTCAATACTGTCCCGGTGGGAAGACGACAGCGACAGGGAGCTCGCGCTGCTGGACTGGGAACGCATGACCATCCGCAGCTTCGGGGTCAAGCCCTTGCGCCCCGAGGAGGACGAGTGGGAAGAACTGAGCTTCCTGGAGCTGTCCCAAGGTCAAGGCACGGAACACAGGCTGGGAATCCTTGCAGAAGAGGGGCTTCCGATGCCCGTCCCTCGCGAGGCGTGGGCTGAGGGCCGGGTCTGTGTCTCCCCTCCCCGGCCGGTAGCCCAGATCCCccgtggggctgcagctcctcccgcCTTGGACAAGCAGGTGGCAAAGGCAGAGGCAGGGACACGGAGCCAGGGCCCTGCCCCAGAGAGGCCCTgccgcccccccagcccctgccctccccagccgGAGGCTCAGGCCCCCCGAGGGGTTGCAGCTCCTCCGACCTTGCGCAAGCAGGTGGCAGAGGCAGCGACACAGACTTGGCTCCCCAGGAAACGTCCCTCTCGTTTCAGGCAGATACtcagggctctgggcaggctgtTCGGTGCCTGTGCCCCGGGACAGCTCGAGGATTAG
- the LOC135410424 gene encoding retinitis pigmentosa 1-like 1 protein isoform X1 — MRVPRYPCDITEPCPARGGLRGTEPWGAHNHESPSPRRSSSLQRTTEMAEDNRKPKSQPHSPLPSWLEDESLSKHWLGTVGESDLPLSGTEGGSFGRGDDDWNYDTDPDLSQFGDVTEWEDETEDETEDETLQELCEWLEEVRAQECSHQRARRPQELYRFEEDVRVRERSQWRCGRHPELYRREETVRRQELHEWEERGVRYHEVTQWEERLTIRELPQREGRVRTRELPQREGRVRTRERPQREEETYSELSQWGGLRGQELPQWKDVGVQDLTQQEGQRYHDQPQQEDVGARGLYQWEDKRDSELFQVADKTDKEQPQKEEYSAQELPQREGVSDKRLSQGGADVGYSSWDKPVSAGDTLAVPQEGPSSPSSVGTAVAAEAAQDLPSPAPASLSPTEAEPAAPVPDGAAEEEEPQEPVAPEETKAEGSPSFGELVPSAGTESPVPAPQSPSEGSQALLGQQITIEIVSEAELEIEGSEQQLKQQGAMEESTAAEMQETAAGTQSLVPPSRSPSEGSQALLDMAELMTTEILTKAELEIQGSSQELEKQEDLEQSTAAEMQETAAGTESLVPAPQSPSEGSQVLVGTDQEVTPEILTKAELEIQGSEQQLEEQGDLEETTAAEMQEGAAGTESPVPAPQSPSEGSQVLLDMADGISTEILKKAELEIQGSSQEQEEQGDLEESTAAELLTIPAESTESPVSAPLSPCSPPSPVASSLEVLVASEPQDTEERSVLSVQETEEGTLVGEEKEWKSSTDQDLSQGEEVRDPQLSQWEEDITSIISDKALGPGNQEDAQPVRQERPSSPSSVGTAVAAEAAQDLPSPAPALLSPTEAEPAAPAPDGAAEEEEPQEPVAPEETKAEGSPSFGELVPSAGTESPVPAPQSPSEGSQALLGTDHQITPEIVSEAELVMQGSEQQLEEQGAMEESTAAEIQERAAETQSPVPAPQSPSEGSQALLGTDQEITPEILSEAELVVQGSSQEVEEQGDLEQSTAAETQETAAGIESPVPAPQSPSESSQAPLGTDQQITPEILSEAELVMQGSEQQLEEQGDMEQATDTETVTTFTAEREGSLVPPLQSPSESSQALLDTDQSSTSEVLIKAKLKGSGQEREEQEDLEQTWDTETISTFTAEREGSLVLAPRSPCSPFSLSAPSLEAQALCEQQEEAVVGEGQDWKYYVDQEIFQWEDEEEQDLSQEETKTYQEVSQGGERREQEPSPGPAKSHQELSDWDGYSEEEEPQGEVKSYREESDWEENIKQEQSQGKKRSYQEVSDWEERSEEELSHRGAKSYQEVSDWEENMEKEQSQGESKRRQEVSGWEENTEKEQSQGESRRRQEVSDWEDYSEEELSHGDVKSYQEASDWEENIKQEGVQRESRRWQEVSDWEEYIEEEQSRAEVKSYQEVSDWEENLEQGQSQEVKKYKEVADWEELPDSKGGLSHGEAKICQEPSDWEESSEEEQFQRKVSALQKLLKWEESSEEEQSHGNGSSYPELTESEETSMEGQFQGKFSGLQELLSDWEDSIAEELSEDEDSFGQEFSDWEVYRPSILSRWEDDSDRELALLDWERMTIRSFGVKPLRPEEDEWEELSFLELSQGQGTEHRLGILAEEGLPMPVPREAWAEGRVCVSPPRPVAQIPRGAAAPPALDKQVAKAEAGTRSQGPAPERPCRPPSPCPPQPEAQAPRGVAAPPTLRKQVAEAATQTWLPRKRPSRFRQILRALGRLFGACAPGQLED, encoded by the coding sequence ATGAGGGTGCCCAGATacccttgtgacatcacagagccctgccctgcccgtgGGGGTttgaggggcacagagccctggggtgccCACAACCACGAGAGCCCCTCTCCAaggaggagcagctccctgcagaggaCAACAGAGATGGCTGAGGACAACAGGAAGCCCAagtcccagccccacagccccttgCCCAGCTGGCTGGAAGACGAGTCACTCAGCAAGCACTGGCTGGGGACAGTGGGTGAGTCAGACCTGCCACTGTCAGGGACTGAGGGGGGGTCCTTCGGCCGCGGGGATGATGACTGGAATTACGACACCGATCCAGACCTTTCCCAATTCGGAGATGTTACCGAATGGGAAGATGAGACAGAAGATGAGACAGAAGATGAGACACTCCAAGAGCTCTGTGAATGGCTAGAAGAAGTGAGAGCCCAAGAATGTTCCCaccagagagccaggagaccTCAAGAGCTCTACAGATTTGAAGAAGACGTGAGAGTCCGAGAACGTTCCCAATGGCGCTGTGGGAGACACCCGGAGCTGTACCGCCGGGAAGAGACTGTGAGACGCCAGGAGCTGCACGAATGGGAAGAAAGGGGTGTGAGATACCACGAGGTGACCCAGTGGGAAGAACGTTTGACAATCCGAGAGCTGCCCCAAAGGGAAGGACGTGTGAGAACCCGAGAGCTGCCCCAAAGGGAAGGACGTGTGAGAACCCGAGAGCGGCCCCAAAGGGAAGAAGAGACCTATTCAGAGCTGTCCCAATGGGGAGGTCTGAGAGGCCAAGAACTTCCTCAATGGAAAGATGTGGGAGTTCAAGACCTGACCCAGCAGGAAGGTCAGAGATACCATGACCAGCCTCAGCAGGAAGATGTGGGAGCCCGTGGACTGTACCAATGGGAAGACAAGAGAGATTCAGAGCTCTTCCAAGTCGCAGACAAGACAGACAAGGAGCAACCCCAGAAAGAAGAGTACAGTGCTCAAGAGCTGCCCCAAAGGGAAGGTGTGAGTGACAAAAGGCTGTCTCAGGGGGGAGCTGATGTTGGTTACAGCAGTTGGGACAAACCCGTGAGCGCTGGGGACACCCTGGCTGTTCCCCAGGAGgggcccagctctcccagcagtgtgggcacagcagtggcagcagaggcagcccaGGACctgcccagtccagctcctgcctcGCTGAGTCCCACAGAGGCtgagccagcagctcctgtcccagatggagctgctgaggaggaggagccccaggagcCTGTGGCTCCTGAGGAGACAAAGGCAGAAGGTTCTCCAAGCTTTGGGGAGCTGGTGCCATCAGCAGGGACAGAGAGCCCGGTCCCtgccccccagagcccctcagAGGGCAGCCAGGCCCTGCTGGGCCAGCAAATTACCATTGAGATCGTGAGCGAGGCTGAGCTTGAGATCGAGGgatctgagcagcagctgaagcaaCAGGGAGCCATGGAAGAAagcacagctgcagaaatgcaagaaacagcagcagggacacagagcctgGTCCCTCCTTCACGGAGCCCCTCAGAGGGCAGCCAGGCCCTGCTGGACATGGCTGAGCTCATGACCACTGAGATCCTGACAAAGGCTGAGCTTGAGATCCAGGGatccagccaggagctggagaaaCAGGAAGACCTGGAACAAagcacagctgcagaaatgcaagaaacagctgcagggacagagagcctggtccctgccccacagagccccTCAGAGGGCAGCCAGGTCCTGGTGGGCACTGACCAGGAAGTCACCCCTGAGATCCTGACAAAGGCTGAGCTTGAGATCCAGGGatctgagcagcagctggaggaacagggagacctGGAAGAAACcacagctgcagaaatgcaggaaggagcagcagggacagaaagcccagtccctgccccacagagccccTCAGAGGGCAGCCAGGTCCTGCTGGACATGGCCGATGGCATCAGTACTGAGATCCTGAAGAAGGCTGAGCTTGAGATCCAGGGatccagccaggagcaggaggaacagggagacctGGAGGAAAGCACAGCTGCAGAATTGCTAACAATTCCAGCAGAGAGTACAGAGAGCCCAGTCTCTGCCCCactcagcccctgctcccctcccagccccgtgGCTTCCAGCCTGGAAGTCCTGGTTGCCAGTGAGCCCCAGGACACAGAGGAGAGGTCAGTCCTGTCAGTGCAAGAGACTGAGGAGGGAACCTTGGTTGGGGAGGAGAAAGAGTGGAAATCATCCACTGACCAGGACCTGTCCCAAGGGGAAGAGGTCAGAGACCCACAGCTGTCCCAGTGGGAAGAGGACATCACCTCTATCATCTCTGACAAGGCCTTGGGCCCAGGGAACCAGGAGGATGCCCAGCCTGTTCGCCAAGAGaggcccagctctcccagcagtgtgggcacagcggtggcagcagaggcagcccaGGACctgcccagtccagctcctgccctgctgagtCCCACAGAGGCcgagccagcagctcctgccccagatggagctgctgaggaggaggagccccaggagcCTGTGGCTCCTGAGGAGACAAAGGCAGAAGGTTCTCCAAGCTTTGGGGAGCTGGTGCCATCAGCAGGGACAGAGAGCCCGGTCCCtgccccccagagcccctcagAGGGCAGCCAGGCCTTGCTGGGCACTGACCATCAAATCACCCCTGAGATTGTGAGCGAGGCTGAGCTTGTGATGCAGGGatctgagcagcagctggaggaacagGGAGCCATGGAAGAAAGCACAGCTGCAGAAATAcaagaaagagcagcagagacacagagcCCGGTCCCtgccccccagagcccctcagagggcagccaggccctgctgggcactgaccaggaAATCACCCCTGAGATCCTGAGTGAGGCTGAGCTTGTGGTCCAGGGATCCAGCCAGGAAGTGGAAGAACAGGGAGACCTGGAACAAAGCacagctgcagaaacacaaGAAACAGCTGCAGGGATAGAGAGCCCAGTCCCtgccccccagagcccctcagAGAGCAGCCAGGCCCCGCTGGGCACTGACCAGCAAATCACCCCTGAGATCCTGAGTGAGGCTGAGCTTGTGATGCAGGGatctgagcagcagctggaggaacagggagacaTGGAACAAGCCACGGATACGGAAACAGTAACAACATTTACagcagaaagggaagggagCCTGGTCCCTCCCCTACAGAGCCCCTCAGAGAGCAGCCAGGCCCTGCTGGATACAGACCAGTCCAGCACCAGTGAAGTCCTGATCAAGGCTAAGCTTAAGGGATCTGGCCAGGAGCGGGAGGAGCAAGAAGACCTGGAACAGACCTGGGATACTGAAACAATATCAACATTTACagcagaaagggaagggagCCTGGTCCTGGCCCCACggagcccctgcagccccttcagCCTCTCAGCTCCCAGCCTGGAAGCCCAGgccctctgtgagcagcaggaggaggccGTGGTTGGGGAGGGCCAAGATTGGAAATATTATGTTGACCAAGAGATTTTCCAAtgggaagatgaggaagagcaAGATCTGTCCCAAGAAGAAACCAAAACCTACCAGGAAGTGTCCCAAGGGGGAGAGCGCAGGGAGCAGGAGCCGTCCCCTGGACCAGCCAAGAGCCACCAGGAACTGTCTGACTGGGACGGATACAGCGAGGAAGAGGAGCCCCAGGGGGAAGTAAAGAGCTACCGAGAAGAGTCCGACTGGGAAGAAAACATCAAGCAAGAGCAGTcccagggaaaaaagagaagctaCCAAGAAGTGTCCGACTGGGAAGAACGCAGCGAGGAAGAGCTGTCCCACAGAGGAGCAAAGAGCTACCAAGAGGTGTCCGACTGGGAGGAAAACATGGAGAAAGAGCAGTCCCAGGGAGAATCCAAGAGACGCCAAGAAGTGTCCGGCTGGGAAGAAAACACGGAGAAAGAGCAGTCCCAGGGAGAATCCAGGAGACGCCAAGAAGTATCCGACTGGGAAGACTACAGTGAGGAAGAGCTGTCCCACGGAGATGTGAAGAGCTACCAGGAAGCATCAGACTGGGAAGAAAACATCAAGCAAGAGGGAGTCCAGAGAgaatccaggagatggcaggaAGTGTCCGATTGGGAAGAATACATCGAGGAAGAGCAGTCCCGAGCAGAAGTGAAGAGCTACCAGGAAGTGTCGGACTGGGAAGAAAACCTCGAGCAAGGGCAGTCCCAAGAAGTGAAGAAGTACAAAGAAGTGGCTGACTGGGAAGAGCTGCCTGACAGCAAGGGAGGGCTGTCCCATGGAGAAGCGAAGATCTGCCAAGAACCATCGGACTGGGAAGAATCCAGTGAGGAAGAGCAGTTCCAGAGAAAAGTCAGCGCCTTACAAAAACTGCTCAAGTGGGAAGAATCCAGCGAGGAAGAGCAATCCCATGGAAATGGCAGTAGCTACCCAGAACTGACCGAGTCGGAAGAAACCAGCATGGAAGGGCAGTTCCAAGGAAAATTCAGTGGCCTCCAAGAACTGCTGTCCGACTGGGAAGACTCCATTGCTGAAGAGCTTTCCGAAGACGAAGACTCCTTTGGCCAAGAGTTTTCTGACTGGGAAGTCTACAGACCCTCAATACTGTCCCGGTGGGAAGACGACAGCGACAGGGAGCTCGCGCTGCTGGACTGGGAACGCATGACCATCCGCAGCTTCGGGGTCAAGCCCTTGCGCCCCGAGGAGGACGAGTGGGAAGAACTGAGCTTCCTGGAGCTGTCCCAAGGTCAAGGCACGGAACACAGGCTGGGAATCCTTGCAGAAGAGGGGCTTCCGATGCCCGTCCCTCGCGAGGCGTGGGCTGAGGGCCGGGTCTGTGTCTCCCCTCCCCGGCCGGTAGCCCAGATCCCccgtggggctgcagctcctcccgcCTTGGACAAGCAGGTGGCAAAGGCAGAGGCAGGGACACGGAGCCAGGGCCCTGCCCCAGAGAGGCCCTgccgcccccccagcccctgccctccccagccgGAGGCTCAGGCCCCCCGAGGGGTTGCAGCTCCTCCGACCTTGCGCAAGCAGGTGGCAGAGGCAGCGACACAGACTTGGCTCCCCAGGAAACGTCCCTCTCGTTTCAGGCAGATACtcagggctctgggcaggctgtTCGGTGCCTGTGCCCCGGGACAGCTCGAGGATTAG